One Lutzomyia longipalpis isolate SR_M1_2022 chromosome 4, ASM2433408v1 DNA segment encodes these proteins:
- the LOC129794501 gene encoding odorant receptor 4-like: MSQSELEAIHAKFKIFLKFFHNAIELNFLPDCGLQIIIVLKMAILPASVLTVIVFSIQKIISIIGKTLNEVEFLYLIVLTCCNCQTISKFLICGVVMKKKLCSILMYPDEIIFNEDETMGRIRQKYVTNSLKFGYNIASCGISITTYQIFVVNETNFTSIMFFTFPHINKGSFLHIPLNLGAQSFILIYSIGLMVLVDILFIFMTMYFKGELESLSEFIGSLNGLDIEDFEVDLEGDHRKILRIFCEFYTKVMRIKRIFLDICWYTYLILFSTSIIYVCLLIYIMSFSSAGITIYIIPLAPLSQMFLVCFIGEMVYSSGEAVSTALTATNWYMMTTKNQKTFLMLLAFSQRPSFIRTFGFEKVTLHTFLQLMKAMGSYCAFLYTVLH; the protein is encoded by the exons ATGAGCCAGTCAGAACTTGAAGCAATTCATGCTAAATtcaagattttcctcaaattttttcacaatgcaattgaattgaattttctccccGATTGTGGCCTTCAGATTATCATTGTTCTTAAGATGGCAATCTTACCAGCATCTGTTCTGACCGTTATTgtcttttcaattcaaaaaataatctcaatcATTGGGAAAACCCTGAATGAGgtggaatttttgtatttgatcGTTTTAACTTGTTGCAATTGCCAAACAATTTCAAAGTTCCTAATTTGTGGTGTTgttatgaagaagaaattgtgtaGTATCTTAATGTATCCCGATGAGATTATCTTCAATGAGGATGAAACGATGGGTAGAATTAGACAGAAATATGTTACTAATAGCCTTAAATTTGGATATAACATAGCAAG TTGTGGAATTTCGATAACAACCTACCAAATCTTTGTAGTTAACGAGACAAACTTTACGTCAATTATGTTCTTCACATTTCCTCATATCAACAAAGGTTCTTTTCTTCACATCCCATTAAATTTAGGTGCCCAATCGTTTATTCTTATATATTCAATTGGATTGATGGTGTTAGTAGACATCCTTTTCATCTTTATGACTATGTACTTCAAAGGAGAACTTGAGTCCCTCTCAGAATTTATTGGAAGTTTGAACGGCTTAGACATTGAAGACTTTGAAGTAGATTTAGAAGGAGATCACCGTAAAATTCTccgcattttttgcgaattctACACTAAAGTCATGAGgataaagagaatttttctcgaTATATGTTGGTACACCTACTTGATACTTTTCTCAACAAGCATTATCTATGTATGCTTACTGATCTACATAATGAGCTTCTCATCTGCCGGTATAACAATCTACATCATACCACTTGCCCCATTAAGTCAAATGTTCCTAGTTTGCTTCATTGGAGAAATGGTCTACAGCAGCGGTGAGGCAGTTTCAACAGCACTAACTGCAACAAATTGGTACATGATGACAACTAAGAACCAGAAAACATTTCTTATGCTTCTTGCATTTTCCCAACGACCCAGCTTTATTAGAACGTTCGGATTTGAGAAAGTGACCCTACATACATTTTTACAG ttgatGAAAGCCATGGGTTCGTACTGTGCATTCCTTTACACGGTTCTACATTGA